One genomic region from Candidatus Cetobacterium colombiensis encodes:
- the pflB gene encoding formate C-acetyltransferase, which translates to MENLQSYWSDFKGNLWKKEINVRDFIQNNYTPYTGDESFLVGATENTKAVWSKLTEMFKEEIAKGVYDAETRYPQAIDTYGPGYISKENESIVGLQTDAPLKRGIYPKGGLRMVENSLNAYGYEIDPITKEIFTRYRKTHNEGVFSAYTDDMRAVRKSGIVTGLPDAYGRGRIIGDYRRVALYGVDRLIEERKFELKKAEAPELTEEIIRKREEITEQIGALKAFVKMCASYGFDVTKPATNAKEAVQWVYFAYLAATKDQDGAAMSVGRTATFLDIFIEKDLAKGLITETEAQDLIDQFIIKLRIIRFLRTPEYNELFSGDPTWVTEALGGEGVDGRTLVSKTAFRYLNTLYNLGPAPEPNLTVLWSQKSPENWKNFCAKVSIDTSAIQYENDDLMRHDLGDDYGIACCVSPMKIGKQMQFFGARVNLPKALLYAINGGRDEKSGAQVGPKFEGITSEYLDFNEVMEKYDLMLKWLAGVYINALKVIHYMHDKYSYEAFEMALHDVEVLRTQASGIAGLSIVADSLAAIRDAKVRVIRDERGIAVDFVREGEYVPFGNNNDETDKLAVEIMEKFMNYIRTHDTYRNSKATQSILTITSNVVYGKKTGTTPCGRQAGTPFSPGANPMNGRDTRGAVAALASVAKLPFHHAEDGISYTFAITPGALGKSREERVANLVALMDGYFTADGGQHLNVNVFDRTLLEDAMANPEKYPQLTIRVSGYAVNFVRLTKEQQLDVISRTINGNM; encoded by the coding sequence ATGGAAAACTTACAATCTTACTGGTCAGATTTCAAAGGGAATTTATGGAAGAAAGAAATCAATGTTAGAGATTTCATCCAGAACAACTACACACCGTACACTGGAGACGAATCATTTTTAGTTGGGGCTACAGAAAACACAAAAGCTGTTTGGTCAAAATTAACAGAAATGTTTAAAGAAGAAATTGCAAAAGGTGTTTACGATGCAGAAACTAGATACCCACAAGCAATTGATACTTACGGACCTGGATACATTTCAAAAGAAAATGAATCAATCGTAGGACTTCAAACAGATGCACCATTAAAGAGAGGAATCTATCCAAAAGGTGGATTAAGAATGGTTGAGAACTCTTTAAATGCTTATGGATATGAAATTGATCCAATAACAAAAGAGATCTTTACAAGATATAGAAAAACTCATAACGAAGGAGTATTCTCAGCATACACTGATGATATGAGAGCAGTAAGAAAATCAGGAATCGTAACAGGATTACCAGATGCTTACGGAAGAGGAAGAATAATCGGAGATTATAGAAGAGTAGCTTTATACGGAGTAGACAGATTAATCGAAGAGAGAAAATTCGAATTAAAGAAAGCTGAAGCTCCAGAGTTAACTGAAGAAATCATCAGAAAAAGAGAAGAAATTACTGAGCAAATAGGTGCATTAAAAGCATTTGTAAAAATGTGTGCTTCTTATGGATTTGATGTAACAAAGCCAGCTACAAACGCAAAAGAAGCTGTACAATGGGTATACTTCGCATACTTAGCAGCTACAAAAGATCAAGATGGAGCAGCTATGTCAGTTGGAAGAACTGCTACATTCTTAGATATCTTTATTGAAAAAGATTTAGCAAAAGGATTAATTACTGAGACTGAAGCTCAAGATTTAATTGATCAATTTATCATAAAATTAAGAATAATTAGATTCTTAAGAACTCCAGAGTACAATGAGTTATTCTCAGGAGATCCAACTTGGGTAACTGAAGCTTTAGGAGGAGAAGGTGTAGATGGAAGAACTTTAGTTTCTAAAACTGCATTCAGATATTTAAATACTTTATATAACTTAGGACCAGCTCCAGAGCCAAACTTAACTGTATTATGGTCACAAAAATCTCCAGAGAACTGGAAGAACTTCTGTGCTAAAGTTTCAATAGATACATCAGCAATTCAATATGAAAATGATGATTTAATGAGACACGATTTAGGAGACGACTATGGAATCGCATGTTGTGTATCTCCAATGAAAATAGGAAAGCAAATGCAATTCTTCGGAGCTAGAGTAAACTTACCAAAAGCATTACTATATGCTATTAATGGTGGAAGAGATGAGAAGTCAGGAGCTCAAGTAGGACCTAAATTTGAAGGAATTACTTCTGAGTACTTAGATTTCAACGAAGTAATGGAAAAATATGACTTAATGTTAAAATGGTTAGCAGGAGTATATATTAATGCTCTTAAAGTTATCCACTATATGCACGATAAGTATTCTTATGAGGCGTTTGAAATGGCTCTTCACGATGTAGAAGTTTTAAGAACTCAAGCATCAGGAATCGCTGGATTATCAATCGTTGCTGACTCATTAGCAGCTATTAGAGATGCTAAAGTAAGAGTAATAAGAGACGAGAGAGGAATAGCTGTTGATTTCGTAAGAGAGGGAGAGTATGTACCATTCGGAAACAACAATGATGAGACAGATAAATTAGCTGTTGAAATAATGGAAAAATTCATGAACTACATCAGAACTCATGATACATACAGAAATTCAAAAGCTACTCAATCTATATTAACAATAACTTCAAACGTTGTTTATGGAAAGAAAACAGGAACAACTCCTTGTGGAAGACAAGCAGGAACTCCATTCTCACCAGGAGCAAACCCAATGAACGGAAGAGATACAAGAGGAGCTGTAGCAGCACTTGCTTCAGTTGCTAAGTTACCATTCCACCATGCAGAAGATGGAATTTCTTACACATTTGCAATTACTCCAGGAGCTTTAGGAAAATCTAGAGAAGAAAGAGTAGCAAACTTAGTTGCATTAATGGATGGATACTTCACAGCAGATGGAGGACAGCACTTAAACGTTAACGTATTTGATAGAACATTATTAGAGGATGCAATGGCAAACCCTGAGAAGTACCCTCAATTAACTATCAGAGTTTCTGGATATGCTGTTAACTTCGTAAGATTAACAAAAGAGCAACAATTAGACGTTATTTCAAGAACTATTAACGGAAATATGTAA
- a CDS encoding lysophospholipid acyltransferase family protein: MLTLLKVTLVALLNFSYITLFKAKKIKEMSSEKAPFEARKELKKLSERIVKAAKINLEVNYLDETAYRKMKLNDGIVVVANHASNLDIPVIVTALDIPVGFVAKKEMENWPFYSMWMKLSKCIFLDRSNPREGIKSIKKAVEIVKQGYPTVIFPEGERTLTGEIGNFKKGSFKLATETNGIILPLTIDGTFFVQNRRSVLIKSNQKVVVTVGKPIDLKKINLEESKNLSESVRELILDKKIK; this comes from the coding sequence ATGTTAACATTATTAAAAGTAACTTTAGTAGCACTACTAAATTTTTCGTATATAACATTATTTAAAGCTAAAAAAATAAAAGAGATGTCTAGTGAAAAAGCTCCTTTTGAAGCAAGAAAAGAGTTGAAAAAACTATCTGAAAGAATAGTTAAAGCAGCAAAAATAAATTTAGAGGTAAATTATTTAGATGAAACCGCTTATAGAAAAATGAAATTAAATGATGGGATAGTTGTAGTAGCTAATCATGCAAGTAATTTAGATATTCCTGTTATAGTGACAGCACTCGATATTCCAGTTGGATTTGTAGCAAAAAAAGAGATGGAAAATTGGCCGTTTTATTCAATGTGGATGAAGTTAAGTAAATGTATATTTTTAGATAGAAGTAATCCTAGAGAAGGAATAAAAAGTATAAAAAAAGCTGTTGAAATAGTTAAGCAAGGATATCCGACAGTTATTTTCCCAGAAGGTGAGAGAACATTAACCGGAGAAATTGGAAATTTTAAAAAAGGTAGTTTTAAATTAGCTACAGAAACAAACGGAATAATATTACCTTTAACTATTGATGGAACTTTTTTTGTTCAAAATAGAAGAAGTGTATTAATAAAATCAAATCAGAAGGTTGTAGTGACTGTAGGAAAACCGATAGATTTGAAAAAAATAAATCTAGAAGAAAGCAAAAATTTGAGTGAGAGTGTTCGAGAATTGATACTAGATAAAAAAATTAAATAA